A window of Mucilaginibacter paludis DSM 18603 contains these coding sequences:
- a CDS encoding glycoside hydrolase, with product MENIYLKIHFFIKNFIFLKLLKLMMHMFCIKRLIPLKLKQLSVGLIVLLLSQVYCIAQDKTTGQPLIISFDRAIVNSPPVSYGFNPFYKKYADAFGIPIISSEKVSDDALLIARDIINYMLLKRPDIRAGMIKLGARLSIIGKSEMQTDLPECHDWKKPTYDDGRLTPGERENYYKPGGIASMTDHGYWDQRARGMGGIQTSCAEENLLGYPGTRYFGENIMVHEFSHNIMAVLETIDADMIKQINAAYENAKDKGLYKGQYAINTVAEYWAEGTQWWFWSNIEFYDGGMRIQSPDDLKAYDPVLYNILDKVYAGHHIPGDVYYGKNLNNNTSKR from the coding sequence AAAAAGATTAATTCCTTTAAAACTTAAACAGCTTTCAGTTGGGCTGATCGTCCTTCTTTTGTCCCAGGTTTATTGTATTGCGCAGGATAAAACTACCGGCCAGCCTTTAATAATTAGTTTCGATAGGGCTATAGTTAATTCACCACCTGTAAGCTACGGCTTTAACCCCTTCTATAAAAAATATGCTGACGCTTTCGGAATCCCAATTATTTCATCAGAGAAGGTATCTGATGATGCGCTGTTGATTGCTCGGGATATCATCAACTATATGCTGTTAAAACGGCCCGACATCCGTGCTGGAATGATTAAACTTGGTGCGAGATTATCTATTATTGGAAAGTCGGAAATGCAAACCGATCTTCCAGAATGCCATGATTGGAAGAAACCCACTTATGATGATGGCCGGTTGACTCCAGGAGAAAGAGAAAATTATTACAAACCAGGCGGGATTGCAAGTATGACGGATCACGGATATTGGGATCAACGGGCGAGAGGAATGGGCGGGATACAAACATCTTGTGCAGAAGAGAATTTGCTTGGGTATCCAGGCACCCGCTATTTTGGCGAAAATATTATGGTTCATGAATTCAGCCACAATATCATGGCCGTGTTAGAAACGATAGATGCAGACATGATCAAACAAATTAACGCCGCTTATGAAAATGCTAAGGACAAGGGCCTTTATAAAGGGCAATATGCCATTAACACAGTTGCAGAATACTGGGCAGAAGGTACGCAGTGGTGGTTTTGGTCTAATATTGAATTCTACGATGGAGGTATGCGTATCCAGTCTCCAGACGACCTGAAAGCTTATGATCCTGTATTGTATAATATTCTTGATAAAGTTTATGCAGGCCATCATATTCCTGGTGATGTATATTATGGAAAGAATTTGAATAACAATACATCCAAAAGGTAA